Proteins encoded in a region of the Deinobacterium chartae genome:
- a CDS encoding SDR family NAD(P)-dependent oxidoreductase — MSASRLEGQVIAVTAAESGFGRSIATALSTQGATVVLIGGNAEAASQLASRIEAQGGSAIPIKSEGTGLLDWTGAQEKILEIFGSLHGVVHVADKVSHSNFDYLPASEWNDLTSWNVRSTLLILQSLERALPETWTTLIGPPLSADKLHMHALRGALEQLTTHALQERLRVNLLLPSRSAGSEEHDRGLCELVIALADPHLAHIGGNVIPVPLPDLPSLEMEFQGNLGEDWE; from the coding sequence GTGAGTGCCAGCCGCCTCGAGGGGCAGGTCATCGCCGTGACCGCTGCCGAGTCCGGCTTCGGACGCAGCATCGCCACCGCGCTCTCCACGCAGGGTGCGACGGTGGTCCTGATCGGCGGCAACGCGGAGGCCGCCTCGCAGTTGGCCTCGCGCATCGAAGCCCAGGGCGGCAGCGCGATCCCGATCAAGTCCGAGGGAACCGGGCTGCTCGACTGGACCGGCGCTCAGGAAAAGATCCTCGAGATCTTCGGGTCGCTGCACGGGGTGGTGCACGTGGCCGACAAGGTCAGCCACTCCAACTTCGACTACCTCCCGGCCTCCGAATGGAACGACCTGACCTCCTGGAACGTCCGCTCCACCCTGCTGATCTTGCAGTCCCTCGAGCGGGCGCTGCCCGAGACCTGGACCACCCTGATCGGCCCCCCGCTGAGCGCCGACAAACTGCACATGCACGCGCTGCGCGGCGCTCTGGAGCAGCTCACCACCCACGCCCTGCAAGAGCGGCTGCGCGTGAACCTGCTGCTGCCCTCGAGGTCCGCCGGAAGCGAGGAGCACGACCGTGGCCTGTGCGAGCTGGTGATCGCCCTGGCCGACCCGCATCTGGCACACATCGGCGGCAACGTGATCCCGGTGCCGCTGCCCGACCTGCCCTCGCTCGAGATGGAGTTCCAGGGCAACTTGGGCGAGGACTGGGAGTAA
- the nrdR gene encoding transcriptional regulator NrdR, translated as MRCPYCSAPDTRVVNSRPSDEGGAIRRRRECGACGRRFTTYERAQLEPLMVLKRDGSREAFNPDKLLRGLLLATEKRPVAQEALRTFANSFEDETGAHEISSEEVGRRAMAFLKPLDEVAYIRFASVYREFDSLERFIEEIRGLKDT; from the coding sequence ATGCGCTGCCCGTACTGCTCGGCACCGGACACCCGCGTGGTGAACTCGCGCCCCTCCGACGAGGGCGGAGCCATCCGCCGCCGCCGCGAGTGCGGGGCCTGCGGTCGGCGTTTTACCACCTACGAGCGCGCGCAGCTCGAGCCGCTGATGGTGCTCAAGCGCGACGGCTCGCGCGAGGCCTTTAACCCGGACAAGCTGTTGCGCGGCCTGCTGCTGGCCACCGAGAAGCGTCCGGTCGCGCAAGAGGCGCTGCGCACCTTCGCCAACTCCTTCGAGGACGAAACCGGGGCGCACGAGATCTCCTCGGAAGAGGTCGGACGCCGCGCCATGGCTTTCTTAAAACCGCTCGACGAGGTGGCCTACATCCGCTTCGCCAGCGTGTACCGCGAATTCGACAGCCTCGAGCGCTTCATCGAGGAGATCCGCGGGCTCAAGGACACCTAA